A genomic stretch from Sulfurihydrogenibium azorense Az-Fu1 includes:
- a CDS encoding transporter, with protein MNKKVLAGIISLIPISVFAHHGVASLGAAGLEGPGAPLETSSSATLPEGSWLFYGKLDYVKWKKYSWSEFPDQKDEYYFWTYGIGYGVKPYLSAYMFIPYYTKKEIKAGGQYNFTSSGFADISFMAVLGYKYDKGFKLVPKKESLDDMMDWHFTTYFGFSIPTGDYNGSAVDKVRNDFEADMATGFGKPYIRIGQTATKQFVSNPRFTILFDTNYIKFFEKTYSYKNPDGSNKKYKYGDEFRFNTALTYRVLTIPERKLRLDTSIEATYQYNQRDKEDGIKAEGSGGKILYGVLGGRLYYKNTSLGIGVKLPVWKRLNEESTQQGGEGKENYRLIITFSALF; from the coding sequence ATGAATAAAAAGGTTTTAGCAGGAATTATCTCTCTGATTCCAATTTCTGTATTTGCACATCACGGAGTTGCATCTTTGGGAGCTGCTGGGTTAGAAGGTCCGGGAGCTCCTTTGGAGACTTCAAGTAGTGCGACTTTACCAGAAGGAAGCTGGTTATTTTATGGAAAGCTTGATTATGTAAAATGGAAAAAGTATAGCTGGTCTGAATTCCCTGATCAAAAAGATGAGTATTACTTTTGGACTTATGGAATAGGATACGGTGTAAAGCCTTATCTCTCTGCTTACATGTTTATTCCTTACTATACAAAGAAAGAGATAAAGGCGGGAGGGCAGTATAACTTTACTTCTTCTGGTTTTGCTGATATATCCTTTATGGCTGTGTTAGGTTATAAGTATGACAAAGGTTTTAAACTTGTTCCTAAAAAAGAAAGTCTTGATGATATGATGGACTGGCACTTTACGACTTATTTTGGTTTTTCAATTCCTACGGGAGATTACAATGGGTCTGCAGTAGATAAAGTTAGAAACGATTTTGAGGCTGATATGGCTACGGGCTTTGGAAAACCTTATATAAGGATAGGTCAGACCGCTACAAAACAGTTTGTAAGTAACCCAAGATTTACAATTCTTTTTGACACTAACTACATAAAGTTTTTTGAAAAAACTTACAGTTATAAAAATCCAGATGGAAGTAATAAAAAGTACAAATACGGAGATGAGTTTAGATTCAATACTGCTTTAACCTACAGAGTCTTGACTATTCCAGAAAGAAAGTTAAGGTTAGATACTTCCATAGAGGCAACCTATCAGTACAATCAAAGAGATAAAGAAGATGGGATAAAAGCTGAAGGTTCTGGAGGAAAGATACTTTACGGCGTTTTAGGTGGAAGATTGTACTATAAAAATACAAGTCTTGGAATAGGTGTTAAATTGCCTGTATGGAAACGTTTAAATGAAGAAAGTACCCAGCAAGGAGGGGAAGGAAAAGAAAATTATAGATTAATAATAACATTCTCTGCACTTTTTTAA
- a CDS encoding energy-coupling factor ABC transporter permease yields the protein MHIPDGFIPPIIYIPAYVVDVGLLVHGFKKIKQNLNENTLPILSVLSALSFVLMSISFPVFGGTSVHITGVAILSITFGYWFSFFSTSLILFLQAVLFGEGGITSFPINSLAISFLGSLSAYLTFRILKNFLKEEVSCFLSGWVSINLSALVVALILGLVPVIAHDNSGNPLYFPFSWDITIPALMLPHFLAGIVEGLYTASVYKILKSKGFVDV from the coding sequence ATGCATATACCGGATGGTTTTATTCCTCCTATAATTTACATTCCAGCTTATGTAGTAGATGTAGGACTTTTGGTTCACGGGTTTAAAAAAATTAAACAAAATCTTAATGAAAATACTCTTCCAATTTTGTCTGTTTTGTCAGCTCTATCCTTTGTTCTTATGTCTATATCCTTTCCTGTGTTTGGGGGAACCTCTGTTCATATTACAGGGGTTGCCATACTGTCAATAACTTTTGGATACTGGTTTAGTTTTTTTTCAACATCTTTGATTTTGTTTTTACAGGCTGTTTTATTCGGTGAAGGTGGGATTACCTCCTTTCCTATAAACAGTTTAGCTATATCTTTTTTGGGAAGTCTTAGTGCATACTTAACTTTTCGTATTCTAAAAAATTTCTTAAAAGAAGAGGTTTCCTGCTTTTTGTCAGGTTGGGTTTCTATAAATTTATCTGCTTTGGTAGTTGCTCTTATTCTTGGGCTTGTACCAGTAATAGCCCACGATAATAGCGGAAACCCTCTTTACTTTCCTTTTTCCTGGGATATCACAATTCCAGCCTTGATGTTGCCTCACTTTTTAGCAGGTATAGTTGAAGGGTTGTACACAGCTTCTGTTTATAAAATTTTAAAATCAAAAGGGTTTGTTGATGTATGA
- a CDS encoding energy-coupling factor ABC transporter ATP-binding protein → MIELREITYKNEEKVVLNDITFSINEKEKVVLLGINGVGKSTLLKILNGLIFPQEGIYLYKGEKLDEKKLKDKSFNKKFRKEVVMLFQNPDIMLFNPTVYDEIAFGLRQFDFDDVDGRVKYWADIFGITKYLDKSPFELSGGEKQKVCLASILAIEPQVLLLDEPTSNLDPRTTGWFIDFLNDLNLTMIITTHNLSIAGELAERTVVLGENHKILYDGKVETFLKDENLLIEANLIHIHKHRHNSIIHAHYHTHDWD, encoded by the coding sequence ATGATTGAATTAAGAGAAATAACTTATAAAAATGAAGAAAAAGTAGTTTTAAACGACATAACCTTTTCTATTAATGAAAAAGAAAAAGTAGTTTTACTTGGAATAAATGGAGTAGGAAAATCTACCTTATTAAAAATTTTAAATGGACTTATTTTTCCACAGGAAGGTATATATCTCTACAAAGGAGAAAAGTTAGACGAAAAAAAGTTAAAAGATAAATCTTTCAACAAGAAGTTTAGAAAAGAGGTTGTTATGCTTTTTCAAAATCCTGACATTATGCTTTTTAATCCAACGGTTTACGATGAAATTGCTTTTGGTCTTAGGCAGTTTGATTTTGATGATGTAGATGGCAGAGTTAAGTACTGGGCTGACATTTTTGGTATTACCAAGTACCTTGATAAATCTCCTTTTGAGTTGAGCGGTGGTGAGAAACAGAAAGTTTGTCTGGCATCTATATTAGCTATAGAACCGCAAGTTTTACTTCTTGATGAACCTACTTCAAACCTTGATCCTAGGACAACAGGTTGGTTTATTGACTTTTTAAACGATTTGAATCTTACAATGATAATAACAACTCACAATCTAAGTATTGCCGGAGAGTTAGCTGAAAGGACTGTTGTGTTGGGAGAAAATCATAAGATTTTATACGATGGTAAAGTTGAGACCTTCTTAAAAGATGAAAATCTGCTTATTGAGGCAAATCTGATACACATTCATAAACATAGACATAACAGTATTATCCATGCACATTACCATACTCATGACTGGGATTAA
- the nikR gene encoding nickel-responsive transcriptional regulator NikR codes for MEKDLVRISISIPKDLADFLDELVIKNNYSSRSEFIRDILREFAVEESWSQPKEEVIGVLTIIYDHHKRELSQKMIDIQHDYYINILCSTHIHLDHHNCLEVIIVKGKADEILNVVNSISGLNGVKFAKLTKTANIKL; via the coding sequence ATGGAAAAGGATCTGGTTAGAATATCTATCTCAATACCGAAGGATCTTGCAGATTTTTTAGATGAGTTGGTTATTAAAAATAATTACTCTTCAAGGTCAGAATTTATTAGAGATATACTACGGGAGTTTGCTGTGGAAGAAAGCTGGAGTCAACCAAAAGAAGAGGTAATAGGTGTTCTTACAATTATCTACGATCATCACAAAAGGGAGTTGTCTCAAAAAATGATAGACATACAACACGATTACTACATAAATATTTTATGTTCTACACACATTCATTTAGATCATCACAACTGTTTAGAAGTGATAATTGTAAAAGGAAAAGCAGATGAGATATTAAACGTGGTAAACAGTATTTCTGGATTAAACGGTGTTAAGTTTGCAAAATTAACAAAAACAGCTAATATTAAACTGTAG
- the hypB gene encoding hydrogenase nickel incorporation protein HypB: MCKDCGCSITPHNHQDDHHHHHHHHVHTNPITEDKKTVEVLTKILDANDKQAQSNREHFQEHRILSFNLMSSPGAGKTTLLEKTIDLLKDEYKIGVIEGDLETNKDAERIKAKGVPAYQITTGQACHLDAFMVHEGIHHLPLQDLDIVFVENVGNLVCPASYDVGTHINIVLLSVPEGDDKPAKYPVMFRSADIVLITKADLIPYFDFNVDNVKKEIRRLNPKADILIISSKSGEGMDKWIKYIKLKKEMME, encoded by the coding sequence ATGTGTAAAGACTGTGGATGCTCTATAACTCCCCATAACCATCAGGACGATCATCACCATCATCACCATCACCATGTTCATACTAATCCTATTACAGAGGATAAAAAGACTGTAGAAGTCTTGACAAAGATACTTGATGCAAACGATAAACAGGCTCAAAGTAATAGAGAACATTTTCAAGAGCACAGAATTTTATCTTTTAACCTTATGAGCTCTCCAGGTGCCGGTAAAACAACTCTACTTGAAAAGACGATAGATCTTTTAAAAGATGAATACAAAATAGGAGTTATAGAAGGAGATTTAGAGACAAATAAAGATGCAGAAAGAATAAAGGCAAAAGGAGTTCCAGCTTATCAAATTACAACTGGTCAAGCTTGCCATTTAGATGCTTTTATGGTTCATGAAGGCATTCATCATTTACCTTTACAGGATTTAGATATAGTGTTTGTTGAAAATGTAGGAAATCTTGTATGTCCTGCATCTTACGATGTAGGAACTCACATTAACATAGTTTTACTATCTGTTCCGGAAGGAGATGATAAACCTGCAAAATATCCTGTAATGTTTAGATCTGCTGATATTGTCTTAATAACAAAAGCTGACTTAATTCCTTACTTTGACTTTAATGTTGATAATGTTAAAAAGGAAATAAGACGTTTGAATCCAAAAGCAGATATCCTGATTATATCTTCAAAAAGTGGAGAAGGAATGGATAAATGGATAAAATATATAAAATTAAAAAAAGAGATGATGGAGTAG
- a CDS encoding TetR/AcrR family transcriptional regulator has product MLIKKRVKEKKKEEIIKVALKLFAEKGFYKTTIPDIAEALGMSVGNFYNYFESKEELAKYIMQYSSNILGEEIRKISEMDISTREKILLLVRRFIEIAEEKPELIDYFLRVFLSNREVFKEGCEGFLCVSDVVTELMLFFEDGARKGDLRQQDFFPAFVTVTGPLGGIVFLXGENVLPKRPIEYAEEIGENIWRALKKD; this is encoded by the coding sequence ATGTTGATTAAAAAACGTGTAAAAGAAAAAAAGAAGGAAGAAATTATAAAAGTTGCTTTAAAGTTGTTTGCGGAAAAAGGTTTTTACAAAACAACTATTCCTGATATAGCTGAAGCTTTGGGAATGAGCGTTGGAAACTTCTACAACTACTTTGAATCTAAAGAAGAGCTTGCAAAGTATATAATGCAATACTCTTCCAATATTTTAGGTGAAGAGATAAGAAAGATTTCTGAAATGGATATATCTACACGAGAAAAAATATTACTTTTAGTAAGAAGGTTTATAGAAATAGCAGAAGAAAAACCAGAGCTTATTGATTACTTTTTAAGAGTTTTTCTCTCAAATAGGGAAGTTTTTAAGGAAGGATGTGAAGGATTTTTATGTGTAAGCGATGTTGTAACTGAGTTAATGTTATTTTTTGAAGATGGAGCAAGAAAGGGAGATTTAAGACAGCAGGACTTTTTCCCTGCGTTTGTTACTGTAACAGGACCCCTTGGTGGTATTGTATTTTTAMAGGGAGAGAATGTGCTACCTAAAAGACCTATAGAGTATGCAGAAGAGATAGGAGAGAACATTTGGCGGGCACTAAAAAAGGATTGA
- a CDS encoding Ni/Fe hydrogenase translates to MKNLVWIQGLTCNGNSHSFLSINDTMLDVFLSNINILYHPMLTSEMEFKDVYKLLLSGKESLNFLVVEGAVNTKKDEVFFQGFDVFEILNNLKDKSDYILAVGNCACYGNFPALYNENVKGLQYRFKDKGGFLGEDFKTKSGYPIINITGCPAHPEWIVRTILSLNFGYDIKLDNLNRPKDFYMYLAHDGCIRNEYFEWKVEAHEFGTKEGCLFYELGCRGPLTHSPCNKILWNEKSSKTRSGMPCIGCTEFDFPLRSKYFETKTNIGIPEEVPLGVTKRAYIMLSGVAKTFTNQRLNKKLEDTD, encoded by the coding sequence TTGAAAAATCTTGTATGGATACAAGGGCTTACTTGTAATGGAAACTCACATTCTTTTTTGTCTATAAACGATACAATGTTAGATGTGTTTTTAAGTAATATCAATATTCTTTATCATCCTATGCTTACCTCAGAAATGGAGTTTAAAGATGTATATAAACTATTACTTTCCGGAAAAGAAAGTTTGAATTTTTTAGTAGTTGAAGGTGCAGTCAACACTAAAAAGGATGAAGTATTTTTCCAAGGGTTTGATGTATTTGAGATTTTAAATAATTTAAAAGATAAGTCAGATTACATTCTGGCAGTTGGAAACTGTGCTTGTTATGGAAATTTTCCTGCTTTATATAACGAAAACGTAAAAGGTTTACAGTATAGATTTAAAGATAAAGGAGGTTTTTTAGGAGAGGATTTTAAAACAAAATCTGGATATCCAATTATAAATATAACAGGTTGTCCAGCTCATCCTGAATGGATAGTAAGGACTATCTTAAGTCTTAATTTTGGATACGATATTAAACTTGACAACCTTAACAGACCTAAAGATTTTTACATGTACTTAGCTCATGATGGATGTATTAGAAATGAGTATTTTGAATGGAAAGTTGAAGCTCATGAGTTTGGGACAAAAGAAGGATGTTTATTTTACGAGTTAGGATGTAGGGGACCTTTAACACACTCTCCATGTAATAAAATACTTTGGAATGAAAAATCTTCAAAAACAAGAAGTGGTATGCCGTGTATCGGTTGCACAGAGTTTGATTTTCCCCTACGTTCAAAATACTTTGAAACAAAGACCAACATAGGTATTCCTGAAGAAGTTCCACTGGGTGTAACAAAAAGAGCCTATATAATGTTATCAGGTGTTGCAAAAACATTCACAAATCAACGGTTAAATAAAAAGTTAGAAGATACTGATTAA
- a CDS encoding nickel-dependent hydrogenase large subunit, whose translation MRVQKIVLNRVEGDVNLKLCWDQNGKISDAYVVAYNYRGFERILQGKDLLDALVINPRICGICGHAHLMATVNAIENLYKNSSIDIEITEKAKLIKQITLCSEIVQNHLKWFYLFVIPDFLNFFPSLETEKFKPFVGEKWKKALKFSSEIVKVIAIFGGQWPHTSYAIPGGITSEPLKTDIVDALSIVDRLIKYVEEEIFGMSYEDYLNVKDLEEFLSKSKGGDLTTFIDFCVKTGLDKEGQSYEHFITVSTVYPCINEGVIKKKKCKLNLKKIKEVKDFNILYNKETGYTYANGVRYDGLPMQTGPLARRLTSETELFLNLYRLYKDSYLVRVWARVDEILRILINMKDWLLKINVNEKSYIKPKDYKKLYGEAFGYVEASRGSLIHKVKVEKGVIKSYNIITPTMWNLGSRCNKFKSPAEKAVLGLEDPLKAQMVLRSFDVCSVCLTH comes from the coding sequence ATGAGAGTTCAAAAAATTGTTTTAAATAGAGTTGAAGGTGATGTTAACCTTAAACTTTGCTGGGATCAAAATGGAAAAATATCTGATGCTTACGTTGTTGCTTACAACTATAGAGGTTTTGAACGTATTTTACAAGGGAAAGATCTGTTAGATGCTTTGGTTATAAATCCAAGAATCTGTGGTATCTGTGGCCATGCTCATCTTATGGCAACTGTAAACGCTATAGAAAACCTTTACAAAAATAGTTCAATAGATATAGAGATTACTGAAAAAGCAAAGCTTATAAAACAAATAACCCTCTGTAGTGAAATTGTTCAAAATCATCTGAAATGGTTTTATCTTTTCGTTATACCTGATTTTTTAAACTTTTTTCCTTCTTTGGAAACCGAAAAATTCAAACCATTTGTAGGAGAAAAATGGAAAAAAGCTTTAAAGTTTTCTTCTGAAATAGTAAAAGTTATCGCTATTTTCGGAGGACAATGGCCACATACATCTTATGCTATTCCAGGGGGGATAACGAGTGAACCCTTGAAAACAGATATAGTAGATGCTTTATCTATAGTAGACAGACTAATTAAATATGTAGAAGAAGAAATTTTTGGAATGAGTTATGAAGATTATTTAAATGTTAAAGACTTAGAAGAGTTTTTATCAAAATCAAAAGGTGGAGATTTAACTACGTTTATAGATTTTTGTGTAAAAACAGGTCTTGATAAAGAAGGACAGTCTTACGAACATTTTATAACAGTATCAACTGTTTATCCGTGTATAAATGAAGGTGTTATTAAAAAGAAAAAATGTAAACTTAATCTAAAAAAGATAAAAGAGGTTAAAGATTTCAATATCCTCTACAATAAAGAAACAGGATACACCTATGCAAACGGTGTCAGGTACGATGGATTACCTATGCAAACTGGACCTTTAGCAAGAAGGCTAACGTCGGAAACGGAATTGTTTCTAAACCTTTATCGTCTTTATAAAGACAGCTATTTAGTTAGAGTATGGGCAAGGGTTGATGAAATTTTAAGAATACTAATAAACATGAAAGATTGGCTTTTAAAGATAAACGTAAATGAGAAATCTTACATTAAACCAAAAGATTATAAAAAGCTTTATGGTGAAGCTTTTGGTTACGTGGAAGCATCAAGAGGTTCTTTGATACATAAAGTAAAAGTAGAAAAGGGAGTTATAAAAAGTTACAACATAATTACACCAACGATGTGGAACTTAGGCTCAAGATGTAATAAATTTAAATCTCCAGCTGAAAAAGCAGTTTTAGGTTTAGAAGATCCCTTAAAAGCACAGATGGTTTTAAGAAGTTTTGACGTTTGCTCTGTATGTTTAACTCATTGA
- a CDS encoding HypC/HybG/HupF family hydrogenase formation chaperone, with protein sequence MCLSIPSRVEEIFPDETAIVDTMGVKRKVSLHLLPEPVDVGDYVLIHVGYAITKMNEEDALESLKIYEEIVKHLEEESGE encoded by the coding sequence ATGTGTTTATCAATTCCATCAAGAGTGGAGGAGATTTTCCCAGACGAAACAGCTATAGTAGATACAATGGGAGTAAAAAGAAAAGTATCTCTCCACCTTCTCCCTGAACCTGTTGATGTTGGCGATTATGTTCTTATCCATGTTGGATATGCTATAACTAAGATGAATGAAGAAGATGCTTTAGAGAGTTTAAAGATATACGAAGAGATTGTAAAACATCTGGAAGAAGAATCAGGTGAATGA
- the hypD gene encoding hydrogenase formation protein HypD: protein MGKVDFLKDFRDKEKILAISKLIKKEIDRPINVMEVCGGHTHTIMKYGLKQLLPQEIDFIHGPGCPVCIMPKERIDHGIVLCQDEKNILVTLGDMIRVPGSESSLAKERSKGKNVKMVYSPLDVLKIAQENPNKKVIYFAIGFETTTPMTASVIEKVLESKMKNVFFHINHVLVPPPIKAIMESKEAKIDAFIGPSHVSVITGAKIYKDIVDSYKTPVVVAGFEPVDVMESILRIVRQFKEGRREVEIQYTRAVTWEGNVKAQNLIKKYFEVRDEFRWRGIGDIPFSALKIKEEFSFLDAEVVFKDILPNKPIDDHKLCICGDILKGIAKPYDCKVFGKACKPENPLGSCMVSSEGACAAYYKYGNLEVYKQ, encoded by the coding sequence ATGGGAAAAGTAGATTTTTTAAAGGATTTTAGGGATAAAGAAAAGATTCTTGCAATTTCGAAACTGATAAAGAAAGAAATAGATAGACCTATTAATGTAATGGAAGTTTGTGGCGGTCATACACACACTATTATGAAGTATGGTTTAAAACAGCTTCTTCCCCAAGAGATAGATTTTATACATGGTCCAGGATGTCCTGTCTGTATAATGCCTAAGGAAAGAATAGACCATGGGATAGTTTTATGTCAAGATGAAAAAAATATACTTGTTACACTTGGAGATATGATAAGAGTTCCTGGTTCAGAGAGTTCTCTCGCAAAAGAGAGGTCAAAGGGTAAGAACGTAAAAATGGTATACTCTCCACTTGATGTTTTAAAAATAGCTCAGGAGAACCCGAATAAAAAAGTGATATACTTTGCAATAGGATTTGAAACAACTACTCCTATGACTGCATCTGTAATAGAGAAAGTTTTAGAGAGTAAGATGAAAAATGTGTTTTTCCATATAAACCATGTTTTAGTGCCACCTCCTATAAAAGCAATCATGGAAAGTAAGGAAGCGAAAATAGATGCATTTATAGGACCTTCTCACGTTTCGGTTATTACTGGAGCCAAAATATACAAAGATATAGTTGATTCTTACAAAACACCTGTGGTTGTAGCCGGATTTGAACCGGTTGACGTTATGGAGAGTATTTTGAGAATAGTTAGACAGTTTAAGGAAGGCAGAAGAGAAGTTGAGATACAGTACACCAGAGCTGTTACCTGGGAGGGAAACGTAAAAGCTCAAAATTTAATAAAAAAGTATTTTGAAGTCAGAGATGAGTTTCGATGGAGGGGTATAGGAGATATTCCATTCTCAGCTTTAAAGATAAAAGAAGAGTTTTCTTTCTTAGATGCAGAAGTTGTATTTAAAGATATTCTTCCAAATAAACCTATAGACGATCATAAATTGTGTATATGTGGAGACATTCTTAAAGGTATTGCAAAGCCTTATGATTGCAAGGTTTTTGGGAAAGCTTGTAAACCGGAAAACCCTTTAGGTTCGTGTATGGTATCGTCAGAAGGTGCATGTGCTGCTTACTATAAATATGGAAATCTGGAGGTTTACAAACAATGA
- the hypE gene encoding hydrogenase expression/formation protein HypE codes for MKQIMLAHGGGGEETQKLIKELFFKYFNNEILLSMEDSAVLNINSKVAFTTDSFTISPIFFSGGDIGKLAIAGTVNDLSVMGAKPLYLSCSFIIEEGFPFEDLEKIVKSMAEELKKTGTLIVTGDTKVVPRGFVDKIFINTSGLGKVVYEGVSAHNLSEGDSIIVSGTVGDHGVCIMAQREGIDMQTDLISDCDSVWTLVEDLIKGNVKIKAMRDPTRGGLSAVLNEWAESSNVEIEVLEEKIPVKPQVQGLCELLGLEPYVLANEGRIVVAVSKEDTEKALEILRKNPLGKDAQLIGKVNSKGKKRVILKTSYGSLRIMEPPAGEILPRIC; via the coding sequence ATGAAACAGATTATGTTGGCACATGGTGGAGGTGGAGAAGAAACTCAAAAACTGATAAAGGAGCTGTTTTTTAAGTACTTTAACAACGAAATTCTTTTAAGTATGGAAGATTCTGCTGTGTTAAATATAAATTCAAAAGTTGCATTTACAACTGACTCTTTTACTATCTCTCCAATATTCTTTAGTGGTGGAGATATTGGAAAGTTGGCAATAGCAGGAACTGTAAACGACCTTTCTGTGATGGGAGCAAAACCTTTGTATTTAAGCTGTAGTTTTATTATAGAGGAAGGTTTTCCTTTTGAGGATTTAGAAAAGATAGTTAAATCTATGGCAGAAGAGTTAAAAAAAACAGGTACTTTGATAGTGACAGGGGACACAAAAGTAGTTCCAAGAGGTTTTGTTGATAAGATTTTTATAAATACATCTGGATTAGGAAAAGTAGTTTACGAAGGAGTATCTGCTCATAACTTGTCAGAAGGAGATAGTATAATCGTATCTGGAACTGTTGGAGATCATGGGGTTTGTATTATGGCTCAAAGGGAAGGTATAGATATGCAAACAGACCTGATTTCAGATTGTGATTCTGTTTGGACTTTGGTAGAAGATCTAATAAAGGGGAATGTAAAAATAAAGGCTATGAGAGATCCAACCAGAGGTGGACTGTCTGCTGTTTTAAATGAATGGGCTGAAAGCTCAAATGTGGAAATAGAAGTTTTAGAAGAAAAAATACCTGTTAAACCACAAGTTCAAGGACTATGTGAGTTGTTGGGCTTAGAGCCGTATGTTTTAGCAAACGAGGGAAGGATAGTAGTGGCAGTATCAAAAGAAGATACGGAGAAAGCTTTGGAGATCCTAAGAAAAAATCCACTTGGAAAAGATGCACAACTTATAGGAAAAGTAAACTCAAAAGGGAAAAAAAGGGTTATACTAAAAACCTCTTACGGTTCTTTAAGGATTATGGAACCACCAGCTGGGGAAATCTTACCAAGGATATGTTAA
- the hypA gene encoding hydrogenase maturation nickel metallochaperone HypA, translating into MHEFSIVQSLLNLIEENARKNSAKSVSKVVVKIGKMSGVEPHLLEIAFNIFKEKTIAENADFIMEIQSVVCRCNNCNKDFTVEDYNFICPFCQSFNIEVIDGTDMILKSLELEV; encoded by the coding sequence ATGCACGAGTTTTCAATAGTACAAAGTTTGTTGAACCTTATAGAAGAAAATGCGAGAAAAAATAGTGCAAAATCGGTTTCAAAAGTAGTTGTAAAAATAGGAAAAATGTCGGGAGTAGAGCCTCATCTTTTAGAAATAGCTTTTAACATTTTCAAAGAAAAAACTATAGCAGAAAACGCAGATTTTATCATGGAAATTCAAAGTGTAGTTTGTAGATGTAATAACTGTAATAAAGATTTTACAGTTGAAGATTACAACTTTATCTGTCCGTTTTGCCAAAGTTTTAATATAGAGGTTATAGACGGGACAGATATGATTTTGAAAAGTTTAGAGTTGGAAGTTTGA
- a CDS encoding hydrogenase small subunit, whose protein sequence is MEFFRRDFLREMFTKPTNLINTNRGKEYYDQLYKKAEERLNWLKSQKPVREDDIKFDEYLSMWDISRRDFFKWVSMMTATLMLPPSFEPLVAQAAEVMNRVPVIWINIQDCDGNTEALIRSSAPTVDELILDYLSIEYQETLMAAAGDQAEKCLEDAVKTFKGQYLLFVEGSIPVKMEYAFTTGRHPETGVQRVRRLAKDAKAVIAVGACASFGGVPAAYPNPTGAVGVMDVVSGVPVVNIPACPANPVNIVGVIMHYVLTGSLPELDSLKRPKFAFGYRIHDNCERRAHFDAGEFVEEWGDEGAKNNFCLYKMGCKGPFTFNNCSIVRYNDGTNWPIGVGRGCIGCSEPDFWDKYATERPVAASDIRPPAIGGVESTVDKVGLTILTATAIGIGAHAVMSALAGKKETITSNKEE, encoded by the coding sequence ATGGAGTTTTTTAGAAGAGATTTTTTAAGAGAGATGTTTACAAAACCAACAAACCTTATAAATACAAACAGAGGAAAAGAGTATTACGATCAACTTTACAAAAAAGCAGAGGAAAGGTTAAACTGGCTTAAATCACAAAAACCTGTAAGAGAGGACGATATAAAGTTTGATGAATACCTCTCAATGTGGGATATATCAAGGAGAGACTTTTTTAAATGGGTTTCCATGATGACGGCAACTTTAATGCTTCCACCGTCCTTCGAACCATTGGTTGCTCAAGCTGCAGAAGTTATGAATAGGGTTCCTGTTATCTGGATAAACATTCAAGACTGTGATGGAAATACAGAAGCCCTTATAAGATCTTCTGCTCCTACAGTTGACGAACTAATATTAGATTACCTTTCTATAGAGTATCAAGAAACACTTATGGCTGCGGCAGGTGATCAAGCAGAAAAGTGTCTTGAAGATGCTGTAAAGACATTTAAGGGTCAGTATTTACTTTTTGTGGAAGGGTCAATTCCAGTAAAAATGGAGTATGCATTTACAACTGGAAGACATCCTGAAACAGGTGTTCAAAGAGTGAGAAGATTAGCTAAAGATGCTAAAGCTGTTATAGCCGTTGGTGCGTGTGCCTCTTTTGGAGGAGTTCCAGCTGCCTATCCTAACCCTACTGGAGCAGTGGGAGTGATGGATGTTGTTAGTGGTGTTCCTGTTGTAAATATACCAGCTTGTCCGGCAAATCCGGTAAACATTGTTGGAGTTATTATGCATTACGTTCTTACAGGTTCATTACCTGAACTTGATTCACTAAAGAGACCTAAATTCGCTTTTGGATACAGAATTCACGATAATTGTGAAAGAAGAGCCCACTTTGATGCTGGGGAGTTTGTTGAAGAATGGGGGGATGAAGGTGCAAAGAATAATTTCTGTTTATATAAGATGGGATGTAAAGGACCTTTTACTTTTAATAACTGTTCTATAGTTAGATATAACGATGGAACTAACTGGCCTATTGGGGTTGGTAGAGGTTGTATAGGTTGTTCAGAACCAGACTTTTGGGATAAATACGCTACAGAAAGACCTGTTGCTGCAAGTGATATAAGACCTCCTGCCATTGGTGGAGTTGAATCTACAGTAGATAAGGTAGGATTAACAATTTTAACGGCTACAGCCATTGGAATAGGTGCACATGCTGTTATGAGTGCCTTAGCAGGAAAAAAAGAAACAATAACTTCAAACAAGGAGGAGTAA